Part of the Chanodichthys erythropterus isolate Z2021 chromosome 13, ASM2448905v1, whole genome shotgun sequence genome is shown below.
AAAGGATGGTGGAATAATttaacattcatttaaaaacattaccaAAATCTCTAGTCTAAATTTCAcagcatatttatatatatatatatatatatatatatatattagagtgTTTTGTTGGAATCAATTGTGGGTTAATATAGCAAACACTGAAATGTTACATCATCCACGAAACAGAAATTAGCTCTGTGCCAACTGTCTCTCTCCTACTTTTTCGTAAAGGACAACCTGtcccaaaataaatgtttagcaTTCAGACCTAAACATTAGATCATTACTCTAAGAACAATGCCTCAACACAAATTACACATACACAACTGACGGTTTTGTTCATCTGTGAAAGCATTGTGAAGAACGTCAGAAAGATGCAgctgttctttctttctctcacttGTTCTCTCTCAttccctctttctctctgcGTTTATAGAGCATCATGAACAAATCTGAGGTCAAAGAACAGAAGCCAACCATTCTGATTTACTTTAAAACTGGTTTATTTTCTCATGCAAGTGGAGGTATATTCTTAAACAATAATGACAGTttcaagaaataaaaacagctgtaatacaaaaaaaaaaaaaagtgtggtaTTGATGtcctaaaaacaaaattgttgaCAAAGCAGCTTTTTGCTAAAAATGAAACAGCTGATGTTTATTATACAAAAGGTAGACATTCAATATATAAAATGCAAATGTTGACCCAAATGAAGCCTAAACCTGAATGTTTGGAGTGTTTGTGTACATTAACCACAGTCTGGATGTTCCTCATATAACAGAGATGTAAGATATCTCCTTCAATATTTCTTATTAGGGCACTTCATTGGAGTAGGTCAACATTCatgataaaatacaaaataatacaaatattagtGGCACTTCAGATTCAATAACAGGGTGGTAAATTGTGAGGATTCAGGCACAACAAGCCAAATAGAAAGATCTTCATTTCTACCCCAAGGGTGTTATAAAAAAGCACTATATCCCTTCATTTACAGCTCTAATAGAAGGCAGGTGAGCTACAGCAGCTCTCTGTAAATTTTCAGCAGCCCTTTCCAGCAATAAATGTCAAATGGCACCCAAAGTAGCACCCTAGACGAAACGAGCAGAGAGGAAGAAGCTCGTGAGATGTACGGGCTGAGCTGCTAAAGGCACGATGGGATTACACAGCACTTCCTGAGCTGTCGATCAACACTATAAATGTCAGAGATCAATAACAGGCAACAATACAGGAAAAATGGCATGTTGTGGTAAACACAGGCCATCAAACCTATAGGCCTTAGGGCCTCACATTAACAGCACACAATTTGGGGGATCTGCGAGCCCTCATAATTGTATTACTGATGCGGTAAGGCAAAGACAGCACCTTCATAAGACCTCTGGTCACATTAGACTGAATTTACACTTTGGTGCATGAAACATCCTCTGAGTGATTCCTTAAAATATGCTGGGGTTTAAGGCATTATAAGAAGGCAGATGTCATTGGTGCCTGTAGTCCTTCAGACAAATTCACTACACTGCCTGATTTTAGATTACAACACCACAATTATGTCTTAAGTGACATGTATGTAATTTTGAGACACAAATACACAAGCACAAACAGTCTCATTCTCCCTCATTATCAGTCTGTGCACCTATTGCTAAACTGTAGTGTAGAGATAGGAACAAAAAGTGGTAGCAACACACAATCACAAGACTAACTTACAGTCCACCCTTCATAaaatctctctcacacacacatcctcATGTAGTTATAACAGCACACATTTCTTGGTGTGCTTCTTGGCGTTGGGATAGAGAACGGCCCTGACTGCTTCATTGAAGACCTCTCTGACTCCTTCCTGCAGAAGGGCTGAGCACTCCAGATATCGCACCGCACCTATGCTCCTGGCCAGagcgctgccctgctgcggagTGGTCGGACTCATGCCCTGCTCCTTCAGCTTCTCCAGGGTCTCCTTGTCCCCCCGCAGGTCTCTCTTAGTGCCCACCAGCAGCACGGGCACGCCAGGACAGTGGTGGCACACCTCCGGGTGCCATTTATGTCTGACGTTGGCGTGAGAGGAAGGACTAGCCACAGAGAAACAGATGATGAACACGTGTGTTTGTGGGTAAGAGAGGGTTCGCAGGCGGTCATATTCCTCCTGACCGGCCGTGTCCCACAGGTTGAGGCTGACGGCGCGGCCGTCCACACAGGTCTGAGTGCTGTAGTTGTCGAACACCGTAGGAATGTACTCGTCTGGGAAGGCATTGGTGGTGTAGGAGATCAACAGGCAGGTCTTTCCCACTGCACCATCACCAACAACAACACACTTTATGGTctgcattttgttgcctggcaCAGGGGTccctgaaagagagagagagagatttcatATCTCACTATACATGTACCAGACTTAGCAGATAACAGCTCAGACAGTGAAACCGCACATAATGTTACTATACAGCAAGGACTACAAAATAGCTGTTTATCTGTAAAGAAAAATGACTTCATAACAGTTCTTTTTTCCAGGTTAGATCTCTGAAAGCAACAAAGACCCAAAACAAAGTAACAAATCTGCTCAGCTAGTACGTTAGCAGCTGATCTCATAAATAAAACCATCCATTGTGGGATTTAGTAAGGTAGCATCACATAACcgttattaaaaatatatttatttaaagtaaaactcACTGTGTTTGGGTGGTCTGGAGAGCtggatgagtgtttgctttgaGCTGCTCAAGTTTCCATCATCGCAGCGGCAAAGGCGCTTTGCTAACCGACTAGCGGATGAGCCTCACATTAATCAGTTATTAAACATAGACAAACAATTCCTGAAGGTCGGTAACTACGCGTAACAACCGCTCAAAACCTGAAAAAAACATCGAAAGTCTCGAAATAATTTCATATGAACaccatttaatgtaattaatacAAATTGTTCTCTGTGTTTCGCAGTCCTTTTCTCTCACTGGCTCATTCTTCAACTAAACGGAGACGACATAGCGGAACACGCCCATGTCGCAAAGcatatgggaaatgtagtgtagTTTCAGAGTAAAAACTACAAATTTttgaatttacatttatgtataaatgattatgattaacaatcaaaatattaatacaattaatattaacacaagTACGGTTGAATTATGGTATTAATGTACTAACTTTTATAATGGTTTTAACACGTTGTACCTTCTAATTGTCCTTTTTATGACACTATCTACACATGTAGGCTAGCTTACATGTAATTAAACCAAATGTCTCAATGTGAATTGCAGTCCTTTTCTCTTACTTGTTCATTCTTCAACTTACGGAGATGACATGTATATGTTGCAAAGGCTAAAGGGAAATGCGATGCAGTTTTAGAGAAATAACTACAACTTTATGCTATGCTTTGTCTTTCATTTTGATATATGCTTTGAATCAACTAATCAAATTAGTAAACGTATTAAGAGCAATATGTAATTTTGCCAGTTTACCACTAATTAAAGCTCAATatgttactttattttaaggtgtgcttgttacagtgtaattatagattaaagtccccctgaaaccaaaattgaagttttttagcttttagtatgaatatgttagccttaatgttatgaataagctggtgtgttccaaaacaataacaaaattcgcatttaggaGATTTAGAAAAAAACTTACAGGTTCTCACTTCCCTtaaaatggatcacggattttcatgacatcacattgcacttcagcttctcgtcaaatcttctgtccaatcaaatgctctaatctgaagtcccgcctcCTCCTACACTCTTACCACAATTGCCAAGTCTGtcattcagacagtgtaaatatgctttcctttGACGTGAATGAAGTACGTTTTCACATAGTTTCACATGAACTGCCGCAACGCGAGCAGCACAGTCTGCTCTGGTCCAGAGACAAGAGAGCATAGAGTGGATCATATGTGCGAGTCGGCACAGACCATAAAAGTTATCGGACCCATATAatttctgcacagaatgctgtataaTAAAGCAATATAAAGGACATTCAGAGGAGAAACAGTcagagattagaaggaaactgaTTTTTTACAGAGTCTAAcggctctggccgagctgtaacataaacaaaacgctattggctattctaccgcacgcattatgataaatttataaaaaaaaatatttgactctttttttcttttcttagaatggcttaacttgaagtgctgtaaaaaaaaaattgggaaaaaaaatattattttaaggtactttatgatatgttgccatggcaacaacgcgcaatagtggaaataacttaaaataagtgtatatagtaaatatttttcctcagaaatgttgtttgtattgaatcaattggtgctattataagctttagcagtaaatataaacaacaccttatacttattttccaacatcttgttcttttatttatggaatttattattttgctgaataatgctttatattctttgaatttcattacgtttttcatgaatattatttaaattgcaaatgtagacagttaaaaacaaatctaatactgttcatcatgtatcataaaacatttacataaaacaaaaaatattgtagttcatgaaaattcaacattacgcaatcttatgagaggaaggttatgaacatgaaccccccataatccttgaaacttcaccttttttctgtatgaaagttcaaaaagcttttttttttccagagttgagacacatgtacacatcacatttggtgcacTTCACCGTAACAATACACACTTacttgcacctgcctttttgagacaccatggtaGGCCAGTGGTTGGTCTGGGCCAGTATACTGGCTGTAGTGGCAGGTCTccgatgttgatttaatccataatataAATGCCTTGACAGTCCTTAACAtacgactaatcaacattatatcactagcattaatgtttttattgttatagcttaacATACTGCAGCTGATctttgctagctatctaacctattataataatgccattccattattgcgcagtgttgccatatggcaacacagacattttatcgatttaccaaaaacgaatttcataaaaaaatttttgagtggtgaatatgttATCATAACTTACCGgagatgatgttaacattttttttgtgaatgtgacatgggcgggtccttatttgttactgacgttttaatttgctttcagcaactacatacaagagacggcagtctgtcagaaaatcgcgccacagaaaaaaattgcatgtcatgtgacttaaccaaaggacatcattggctaaactaaggtcttctcttaccaacaaaaaaacaagaatgttctgttaaagagacggtggcaaggaaatgaacacaaagtgtatgttgccatatggcaacactatgcggaAGAGGGTtaaaaaaggggcggggctgttTGATATATCACTCTGTCTTCTAGGATTGGGCAATACCACTTATTTTGTTTTCGATATGATACCGATACTTTCTAGGCCAATATCGCCGATATCGATACCGATACGATACCTCTAATATAAACTTAaagattttaacatttattcaattattgAATTACTAAGAGTAAAATGGTTTATGATACCCACTTAACATTATATTGAAGATTAATACTTAACACTTAACATTATATTCTTGTttaaacatggttaaaatgttTACTTGGTATGGAAAATCTACAAACAAGCCTACTATATGCCTAGCTGAACTATGGTCACTGTAGTAATGGTTCATTTTCATAAGGGACTGCCATTGACAGGTTGTTGCACCCATTAAATGAAACATTTGTATTCTGACAGAACATCAATATTAACTTTTAacgttcattttaaataaatgtaattgtaCAAACTATGTAGgctatttcattttgtttattgtgaaataactaataataataatattattatatttttctgtCTTCTGTTAAGCATTGTTCTGGGCTGTGTTTCCAAAAAGCATCAATGGTTTCTTATGATACTAAACGCAGCCCTACAGCTGTTTGAATAGTGTCGGCAGTCAGCGAACGCTTTCTGTGATTGATTGGTTCTGACTTGAAGCATTTTTGCGTTCAGATGAGCAGGAAAATACTTTTACTACAAATTATTCATTTACATAGGTTATTTGTCCAATCCAATGCATATtgtatgcattaaatttattgttaaataaacaaaatcactggttaaaaaaaaaaaaaaacaccttagtATCGATATTGTAATTTGAGTATCGATACTTTCAATACTCAACATCAGTATCGATACTTCATATCGATCTGCCCATCCCTACTGTCTTCCTGTTTTAGTTGAAATtatgtcaacacattgaataatgctacGCGTTCCACCactcttcagtgggcctttaaaggCTAGTTTACCCAAAAGCGAAAattaactcaccctcaagttgtttaaaacctgtatgaatttctttcttctgctaaacacaaaagaagatattttgaagaatgtctgaaaccaaacagttgatggaccccattgacttccattttttttcatactatggaagtcaatgggtccatcaactgttatattacccatattcttcaagatatcttattttgtgttcaacagatgaacgaaattcatacaggtttgaaacaacttgagggtgtgtgaatgatgacagaattttcgcttatgggtgaactatccctttaagtagccTACTAAGTAACATTAATTAAccacatgtacttactatagggtcaGGActggggtttggtttagggttagttgtctgtaattattcataatttactGTAATTATTTGGCTTATAAGTACATGTTGCCTAACGTAGCCTAACATGATACTAAAACactgtataataaaaaaagtgttattAAACGAGTGAGCAGGGTTATCAGTAGCTATATAGGCTAGTCATAAATTTGTAGAGCAGCAGTTTATTgtcacaaaatattttaaatatttgtgttcATTAAAGCTGAGCAATGAAGCATGTTATAATTCCTGATAAACTCAGCTTGCCTGAAACATAAGAAAGCTGGTCGGAAGAACAGTTTTATGTAGGCTAGAAATCTTAAAAGTCTAATAAAATCACTTCTCAGAAATTAACCGGAGAAGATATCATGTCCTGTTTCGTAAAATTGCACACAGGACAGCTAAAATTACTATTagtaaaaatgactaaaacatcATCAATGTTTAATTTACTTGTCCAACTGCAAGGTGCGTCTTCCATTATAATCAGCTGTGGACGAGCTCGCCTGATGGGGGCGACAAATCACCGCCTCTTGTCACTCAAACTCCATTATCGACCAAAGAAGACTGATAAAAACTTCCCGTACAACAATGGCGACTTGGGCCAGGTTAGGCGCTAGTTGGCGGAGTACATTCAGAAGTTTGTTGCCTCGTAGAAGTGTATGGTATAGTCGAGCTGTTGGAGCCGGTCTGCTGGGCTCTGTTGTAACTGGCGGATTTATTCATTATAAGAATGAACCGAGATGGACACTGTGGCCACACATCGTGTACGCGGAGGAAGACGCGAAGGTAAACAAACTTTACTAATCAGAGACGACTTTTAAAATAACCtcttaacttttttaaatgtcatgttGTCCGAGAAGTAAAACACATAACAGGCTCACAATCATGTCGTCTGTTTGTTCGTTGAGTCACTATGATTATACGGTCATCATCTGTTGAGGTTTAAGTATTAAAATGGGACTAACCGgtatttactattattaatcGGGGTTACCtgtgttttattgcatttttgtaaattgtatATGGAGTCTCAGTACAAGGCTAATATGTCTCCTGTTGCAAATGTTTATGTATACATATTTTGGATAGTTTGGATAGTAACACTGTTGCTATCACGTTGTAGGTGGAGGTCTGTCTGTATGGTGTCACAGCAAACTGTTGCTACTATGTGTCAGCCAGGTTACATAATCTAAATGCTTGTTTAATGACTCATTATGTGATTAACATTTGGAAAATGTACAGAATTAATTTAAACATAGTAGGGGAGAgcggggtaagttgtcacatgGGTAAGTTGTCACCCTCAACTCCAAAAATAGAGGCTCTATCTCAAAAATCAAATAGCCACTTTGTGTGACTTCTTCTATAGTCAACTTTCTGTTCACATGTGGTCAAGATCGCTCTAATCTGAGGTTAGcacaattttcttatttttggcttaaaaagtaaaaaaaaattgcactttAAATTTTATGCAATACAACTTTGTTAGAtatgaatgttaaaaaatattattttgcacAACATAGAGGAGACAGTAACATGTCTTTTGATACTTTAGCTGATGTGTTATGTTGAGCTCACCTTGAGATTTAGATGACATTAGCACACATGTCAGTTTGGGGCAAGTTGTCTCATTGACTTTGGGGCAAGTCATCacatgtgacaacttgccccagtAAAAATAAACACATGGAACATGCTCAAAAAAGAGGTTCAACATGTTAAGTCAGTTACGTTCAGAGATTAAACATGTTAAGCGAGTTATTTGCAGCATTCCATTCAGTTATCATGGATCTATGTGCAAGCCAGAGAAAGTTTGAGTTTAAAGTTCAAAGTAAAGTGGTCTTGCCACTTAATGTGTTTTTGATTGAAATGTGTATTGTTTGGattgaaataattgtttttccaaATTCTCTAGGCATGATTGTTTATATTTCCAGTTTtggtttgaatttaaaaattaaaatcaatgaTAACAATTTAGTAGTTGTGTTCTTATTTTTAGATAATCTAGTGTGACGACTTACCCGCCAATGGGGCAAATTGTCACATGTGCACATTCTCTATTCAACATTCTACAACTCCGGAATGAGATAAgatatgaaaatgtaatgaataCAACATATGTGCCCTAGACTTCCTTCTTTCATTGAGTATGACATTTATACCATTGTGGTGTATGGTGTTCAGTAAATGTTAGacagtgtgaaaagtgtgacaacttacccTACTAGGGGAGCTACAATGTTAGAATCAGAGCCACAATTTCATTACTGAAGTGAATTCTCATGTACACCTATACCTGTTACTATAAAAACCCAATAAACAGTTAAAACGGTTATGGGGTAATCTTACAATAAGGGTTTGCATTGGTTAAggagaaaataataataaatcttcACATGTAAAGAAAATCAAATCATATTTTATCCCTCTGTGCAaatttgtcataataaatttagttttatttgtatactatattatagtatttaatatatattatctattttatatattttttacagtttcatatttttttattttacttttatttaagttttattaattgCATTTATATCTTTTccatttaactttatttttatttgttttagatTTAGAAAGGTTAGTACTTCGGCTTAAACTTACTTCAGTTAGTTGACAAGGTAACTTTGTTtctatttttaagatttttatctaatatttatattttattttatttttttctattgccaaaaacaattttaatagttttagttttaattaacaatCACAACACTGCTCCCCTGTTGCCCCTGCTTAAAAAGACATTGAAATGCCACTTGCTCTTTTGTTTAAAAACTTTCCagttaaacattatttttaacattatttaatgaaaaGATAAGTGCTCATAATTTTAATGTCTTCATTCTAGAGGCCAGGTTAAGCTCTAGACAGAATGCAAGTGCACAGTTCATGAATGCAACATCTTTCTTTCCATTTTTGTATGTCTGGAAAGAAAGAGGAGATCACAAGACCACAAGTGTCCATGAGACGACAGCGGTTCAACCAGTTCGCCTCCATGATCTATGAAGAGGAGCCATACATGACACCCAGAGACTTCCTCCATTCAGTCTTGATGGAGAAGGTGGATCGTAAGTGACATACCATCATATGCATGTGCGAACACTGAAAAAGAGACATGCGCTAGGAAGGCACTATTGCATATGTTATGTGATATTGTGCATTCATATTCTGTTGGACTAAGTAAAATATAGCTTTATTGCACTTTCTGATGACAGTTTTCACCTTTATGAAAAGTGCATACTTTAAAATTTCTGTCTAAATGTAAACTCTTATCAAAAAACACCAAGACCCCAAATTGCTGACGCATGCAgccttcccctctctctcacttgCACTCTCATTTATTTGAACATGTTTCTGGTTTGAGTGTACATCCGAGTGAAAATGCTGTTTATCTGGAAGTAATCACCTCTGCATGTTAGGCCTTGTATTCATAAACTAAGCATAATGTACTCCAGGATCTCTCCAAACACCACTACAGACCTCAAAGCTTTTTTCCCCTGTTGATTTTCGCTATGCTGCAAAATAATGTTACAACAATCTTTGATCTTCCTCTTATAGACAAACTAAAGAAAAAGGTGCTGACCAAAGCAGTAAGTGCATTTTGTTAGTTCACATGAATGTTGCTCAGAACACAAATAGACTAGCTCTAAACAAATGCCGTTATTATATGATTCATATGTGATGTGTGATTGTGCTGGAAGTCTCACTGACACAATTAAAGCTTTGCCTTATTATCTGATTGGTCCACTCACAGGATGTGGACGATATGGTTTGGGTGGCTTCCAGGGCTGAGGCAGGAAATCTCATGTTCAGAGGAATCGGAGACAAAGGTATATGTTAAGCGAACGCATGCCTTACATAGTCTACCTGGCTCAGTAATGGGTCTGTGTGCCAACTTCCTCCCATTGTGGAAATGTcatcattaaaatgtaattttgaacATGCTGTTTCTGTTTATATAATTGAGTGTTTTAATTAACAACATTAACATTGAATCTCCTTGTCTGAACTATTATTTTCAGGGCTGATCTCATACACAGAGTACCTGTTTCTCCTCACTATTCTTACAAGTAAGTATTTCCTACCCTCATTTCATGAACCGTTTTATATCAGCTACATAAGTGCCCATCCCTGGAACCAATTATTTTGTGACATTCCTGAAGTCTGATTCTTTGACACTGTATCAAAATATGTCTACACCATCCTGCACTGCTGCTAAATTCACAGCATCATGGCAAAATTAACTTTAGCTGAGTTTGCAGCCTCTGTGAAATAATACAAACACAATAATTAGACAATGCATCATTGTCCTTGCTGGTTTCATGCAGCATTAAACATACAGCATGACCATATAGTCCAACTTAGGAACA
Proteins encoded:
- the rhogc gene encoding ras homolog gene family, member Gc, encoding MQTIKCVVVGDGAVGKTCLLISYTTNAFPDEYIPTVFDNYSTQTCVDGRAVSLNLWDTAGQEEYDRLRTLSYPQTHVFIICFSVASPSSHANVRHKWHPEVCHHCPGVPVLLVGTKRDLRGDKETLEKLKEQGMSPTTPQQGSALARSIGAVRYLECSALLQEGVREVFNEAVRAVLYPNAKKHTKKCVLL